The proteins below are encoded in one region of Bacillus vallismortis:
- a CDS encoding spore germination protein GerPE → MLKRISRIRTIKFNSLGIASVFQVGDTNEIDMSIKVFAVQRSLPTFYNNEGSFSRKDYPIFQQQAVLPTPETRVQSAFCHEVPIIQVRNIKIQGVSSSSVFHAGAVSLVRGDARIKHIRQIQSPRSQSPDKSI, encoded by the coding sequence ATGCTTAAGCGCATATCCCGCATCAGAACGATTAAATTTAACTCTCTTGGGATCGCAAGTGTGTTTCAAGTTGGCGACACAAACGAAATCGATATGAGTATAAAAGTATTCGCTGTACAACGCTCACTGCCTACGTTTTACAATAATGAAGGCTCATTCAGCAGAAAGGATTATCCGATCTTTCAGCAGCAGGCCGTGTTGCCGACTCCGGAAACAAGGGTGCAAAGCGCATTTTGCCACGAGGTGCCGATCATTCAGGTCCGCAACATCAAAATTCAAGGGGTCTCATCTTCCTCAGTCTTTCATGCGGGGGCCGTTTCCCTTGTCCGCGGCGATGCGAGAATCAAACATATCAGGCAGATTCAGTCACCTCGCTCA